The DNA sequence ACCTCGGCCTCGACGGCGCGGGAGATCAGCGAGTACTCGATCTGCAGGTCGGCGACCGGGTGCACGGCGTGCGCCCGGCGGACGGTGGCGGCGTCGACCTCGGACAGCCCGAGGTGGCGGACGTACCCGGCGTCGATCATCTCGCTGATCGCGCCGACGGTGTCCTCGATCGGGACCTGCGAGTCGAGCCGGGCCGGACGGTAGACGTCGACGTGGTCGACGCCGAGGCGGGTCAGGGAGTACGCGAGGAAGTTCTTCACCGCGACCGGGCGGCAGTCCTGGGTCAGCGGTGGCAGGCCCGGGCCACCCAGCCCGCCGAACTTCACCGACAGGACGTAGCCGTCGCGGTCGCGCCCGCGCAGCGCCTCGGCGAGCAGCAGCTCGTTGTGGCCCATGCCGTAGAAGTCGCCGGTGTCGATCAGCGTGACGCCGGCGTCGAGCGCGGCGTGAACGGTCGCGACGGCTTCCGCGCGGTCGGCGTGTCCGTAGGAACCGGACATGCTCATGGCGCCCAGGCCGAGAGCGGAGACGGTGGGGCCGGTGGTGCCGAGGGTGCGTGTCTGCATGGGAGCCAGCGTGCGCCGCGTCGGCCCGTAGCGGGAGCGGAGCGTCGATCGTGGGAGCGGCGCTCCCTGGCCGGGCGGCCTGCCCACGGGGACCATCGCAGGGTGCAACGTGAACAGCTCGCGGACTTCCTGCGTCGCCGGCGGGACTCGGTCCGCCCGGCCGAGGTCGGCATCGCGGCGGGGCCGCGCCGGCGGGCCACCGGCCTGCGCCGGGAGGAGGTGGCGATGCTGGCGGGGATGTCGGTCGACTACGTCGTGCGCCTCGAACAGGGGCGCAGCAGCCGGCCGTCGACGCAGCTGCTCGCCGCGCTGGCCCGGGCCCTGTGCCTGACCGACGACGAGCGCGACCACCTCTTCCGACTGGCCGGGCACCGGCCCGCTCCCGGGGAGGGGGTGGCCCGGCTCGCCCGCGCCGGGCTGCTGCGCCTGCTCGACCTGCTGCCGGCCACCCCGGCGATGGTGATCTCCGACCTGGGGGAGGTCCTGGCCCAGAACGCGATGTCACGGGTGCTCGCCGGGGAACAGACCGGGTTCACCGGCGACGACCGCTACCTCGCCCACCGCTGGTTCACCCGGTCCGACCAGCGCGACGGTCACCCGCCGCAGGAGCAGGTGCGCCACTCCCGCCAGCTCGTCGCGGAGCTGCGGGCGGTGGCCGGGCGGCGTGCGGGGGACCCGGTGGTCGACCGGCTCCTCGCACGGCTGGCCGCGGCCAGCGCCGAGTTCCGCGAGCTGTGGGCCGAGCACGAGGTCGCCGTCCGCCGCGTCGACCGCAAGACGCTGCGGCACCCGCGGGTCGGCGCGCTGGTGATGGACTGCGAGACCCTCGTGACGCCCGACCTCGGCCAGCAGCTGGTCGTGCTCACCCCGGCCGACGACGACACCCGCGAGCGGCTCGAGCTGCTGCGCGTGCTCGGCGTGCAGGAGTTCCCGACCGGGCCTGCGCCGGACGGACGCCCGGTGGCCTAGTTTCCCCGGCATGGGAACACGGGGCCGCGCGACGGGGCTCGCCACCGGGATCGTCGCCGACGCACTGCTCGGCGACCCGCGGCGGGGGCACCCGGTTGCCGGGTTCGGTGCCGTCGCCGCCCGGCTGGAGCGCCGGCTGTACCGCGACGCCGTCGCGCCCGGTGCCGCCTACACCGCGCTGCTGGTCGGTGGCACGGTCGCGGCCGGGGCGCTGGCCGAGGCGGTCGCCCGCCGGGCCGGGGGTCGGCGGGAGACGGTCCTGCGGGCCGGGCTGACCGCCGTCGCCACGTGGGCGGTGCTCGGCGGGACCTCGCTGGTGGGGGAGGGCGCCGCGCTGGCCGCGTCGCTCGACGCCGGCGACCTGGACGCCGCACGCGCCCGGATCCCGCACCTGTGCGCGCGTGACCCGGACCTGCTCGACGCCGACGGCATGGCCCGTGCCGGAGCCGAGTCGCTGGCCGAGAACACCTCCGACGCCGTCGTCGGGCCGCTGGTGTGGGGTGCGGTCGCCGGGATCCCGGGGCTGCTCGGCTACCGCGCGGTGAACACCCTCGACGCGATGGTCGGCTACCGCTCCGCCCGGCACGCCCGCTTCGGGTGGGCCTCGGCCCGCCTCGACGACCTGGTCAACCTGGCGCCGGCCCGGGTCACCGCGGTGGTCACCGTGGCCGTCGCGCCGCTGGTGGGGGGCTCGCCGGCGACCGCGCTGCGGACCTGGCGCCGCGACGCCGCCGGGCACCCCAGCCCGAACGCCGGTCCGGTCGAGGCGAGCGCCGCCGGTGCGCTCGGGCTGCGTCTGGGCGGGCCGACGGTCTACGCCCACGGCACCGAGGACCGCCCGTCGCTCGGCGACGGGCACCCGCCCCGGGGCGCCGACCTGCACCGCGTCGCACGGCTGTCCCGGCTGGTGGCCGGGACGGCCGGGCTGTTCGCCGTCGCGACGGCGGCGGTCCTCGCACGGCGGGACGTGCCCACCCGGTCGGTGAGGGTGCATCGGGGGCGGTCGCCGAGCGGGTGAGCGGGTCCGGACGGAGGGATCGCGGGCGGTCGGTGTGTTCGGGGGCGAATTCACTTACCCGGTAAGCGAATTCGGAGAGTGAGGCCCGCGAGGTGGCGCTGGTCAGGTGCGCGGGCGGCGCGGGAGACGGGTCGGACGGGTGGGTCCGCCGACCGGGCGATCGAGCGGGACCGGCCGGGTGCGGACCTGCCCGCCCGGCGCACCTGGCTGGGGCGGAGTCAGCCGGCGCCCGGACCGGAGCCGGCGGCGTCGCGGGCGGTGTCACGGGGGCTGTCGTCGGCACCATCGTTGGCACGGCCGTCGGGGGCGGGCTCGTCGCCGAAGCCGTCGCGGCCGGAGAGCTGGTCCCGCAGGCTGCCGGCCGTCTCGCGCTTCCCGTTGCGCTGCAACAGTTCCAGTCGGATGAACAGGCCCAGCGCGATCAGGGCGACGGCGCCGAAGGTCAGCCACTGCAGGGCGTAGGAGAAGTTGCTGAACGGCGCTCCGCCCCCGACCGGCGCGATCGGGATCGGGTCCAGCACACCCGGCTGACCGGCCTCCAGTACGACGACGCCCTCGACCGGCGTCAGGCCGGTGGCGGCGGCGACCGACCGGGAGTCGGACACGTAGACCTGGCGGGTGCCGTTCTCGACCAGCGGGGGGCGGCCCTGCGGGTCGGTCTCGTCCAGGCGCAGCCTGCCCTCGACGGTCACCGGCCCGGCGGGCGCCGCGGCGTACTCGGGCACGGCGCCCCGGTCCGCGGCCGGGACCGACCCCCGGTTCACCACGACGGTCCGACCGTCGGTGAGCCGCAGCGGCGTCAGCACCTCGAACGCGGGCGCGCCGTCGACGACCCGCAGGCGGACGAGGGTCTCCGCGGCGCGGTCGAAGGAGCCGGTCAGGGTGCCCCGGCGCCACTGGTCCTCGGCGCCGATCCCGGTACCCGGCGGCACGAGCGTGTCGAACCCGACGGCGGGGGTCGCGTCGGCGGTGGCGATGGCCCGGCTCTGCGCGGAGCGCTCGGACTCCCGGTCGAACTGCCACGGCGCGAGCAGCGTGTAGCAGGCGACGGCGAAGGCCAGCACCGCGACGACGAACGCGATCCACCCGGGACGCAGCAGGAAACGCACGCCGCCCAGGGTAGCCGCGCCCGCCGACGGTCCCGCCGGGGCGATACTTCGCGCCGTGGTGGTTCAGGGAGCGGTCCTCGTCGCGGGGACGACGTCGGATGCGGGCAAGAGCGCCGTCGTCGCCGGCATCTGCCGGTGGCTGCACCGGCGCGGGGTCTCGGTGGCGCCGTTCAAGGCACAGAACATGAGCAACAACTCGGTCGTCACCCCGGACGGCGGGGAGATCGGGCGGGCGCAGGCGATGCAGGCCTTCGCCTGCGGCATCGCCCCCTCGGTCGACCTGAACCCGGTGCTGCTCAAGCCCGGCGGGGACCGGACCTCGCAGGTCGTGGTGCGCGGCCGCGCCGACGGCCAGGTGTCGGCGCTGTCCTACCGGCACCGCACCGCGGCGCTGTCCGACGTCGTCGCCGACTCCCTGGCCCGGCTGCGCGCCCGCCACGACGTCGTGGTCTGCGAGGGGGCGGGCTCGCCCGCGGAGATCAACCTGCGGGCCACCGACCTCGCCAACATGGGCTTCGCCCGGCGCAACGACCTGCCGGTGCTCGTCGTCGGCGACATCGACCGCGGCGGGGTGCTCGCGCACCTGTTCGGCACCCTCGCCGTGCTCGAGTCGGCCGACCAGGCGCTGATCGCCGGCTTCGTGATCAACAAGTTCCGCGGGGACCCCCGTCTGCTCGAACCCGGCCTCGACCGGCTGCGCGAGCTCACCGGGCGGCCGACGCTGGGCGTGCTGCCCTTCGCCGAGGGGCTCTGGCTCGACGCCGAGGACTCGCTCTCCGCCGTCGCCGACGGGGTGCTCGGGCGTCCGGCCCCGCCACTCGGCACCCAGTGGCTGCGGGTCGGGGTCGTCCGGTTCCCGCGGATCTCCAACGCCACCGACGCCGAGGCGCTGGCCTGCGAACCGGGCGTCGCCGTGCGGTACGTGACCGAGCCGTCGCGGCTCGCCGACAGCGACGTCGTCGTCCTGCCCGGGACGAAGACGACCGTCTCGGACCTGGCCTGGCTGCGGTCCTCCGGGATGGCCGACGCGGTGCGCGCGCACGCCGCGTCCGGGCGTCCGGTACTGGGGATCTGCGGGGGCTACCAGATGCTCGGGCACACCGTCGCCGACCCGGAGGGGGCCGAGGCTGCCCCCGGCACCTCCGTCGCCGGGCTGGGGTTGCTGGACCTGGAGATCGCCTTCGACCCGGTCAAGCACCTCGGCACCCCCACCGCGACGGCGTGGGGCGAGACCGTCACCGGCTACGAGATCCACCACGGCCGCGTCGTGCGCTCCGGCGACCCCGGCCTGATCGGAGTGGAGGGCAGCGACCGCGGCAACGTCCTGGGCACGCACTGGCACGGCCTCGCCGAGAACGACGGCTTCCGGCGGCTGCTGCTCACCCGCCTCGCCGACGAGGCAGGGCGAACCGGGTTCCGGGTGGCACAGGACACGTCGTTCGCGGCCGAGCGCACCCGGCAGGTGGATCTGCTGGCCGACCTGGTCGAACACCACCTGGACACGTCGTCACTTGAACATGTGATCGGACACGGTGCGCCGTCGGACCTCCCTGTGCTGACCTCCGGTCTGGCAGCCTCACCGGCGTGAGCACGAGCACCGCCCCCGCCGCCGGACCTCCCCGTTTCCCGTTCTCCGCCGTCGTCGGTCACGACGACCTGCGGCTGGCGCTGCTGCTCAACGCCGTGCACCCGGGCGTCGGCGGTGTCCTGGTGCGCGGGGAGAAGGGCACCGCGAAGTCCACGGCGGTGCGCGCGC is a window from the Pseudonocardia sp. HH130629-09 genome containing:
- a CDS encoding cobalamin biosynthesis protein; translation: MGTRGRATGLATGIVADALLGDPRRGHPVAGFGAVAARLERRLYRDAVAPGAAYTALLVGGTVAAGALAEAVARRAGGRRETVLRAGLTAVATWAVLGGTSLVGEGAALAASLDAGDLDAARARIPHLCARDPDLLDADGMARAGAESLAENTSDAVVGPLVWGAVAGIPGLLGYRAVNTLDAMVGYRSARHARFGWASARLDDLVNLAPARVTAVVTVAVAPLVGGSPATALRTWRRDAAGHPSPNAGPVEASAAGALGLRLGGPTVYAHGTEDRPSLGDGHPPRGADLHRVARLSRLVAGTAGLFAVATAAVLARRDVPTRSVRVHRGRSPSG
- a CDS encoding cobyric acid synthase, producing the protein MVQGAVLVAGTTSDAGKSAVVAGICRWLHRRGVSVAPFKAQNMSNNSVVTPDGGEIGRAQAMQAFACGIAPSVDLNPVLLKPGGDRTSQVVVRGRADGQVSALSYRHRTAALSDVVADSLARLRARHDVVVCEGAGSPAEINLRATDLANMGFARRNDLPVLVVGDIDRGGVLAHLFGTLAVLESADQALIAGFVINKFRGDPRLLEPGLDRLRELTGRPTLGVLPFAEGLWLDAEDSLSAVADGVLGRPAPPLGTQWLRVGVVRFPRISNATDAEALACEPGVAVRYVTEPSRLADSDVVVLPGTKTTVSDLAWLRSSGMADAVRAHAASGRPVLGICGGYQMLGHTVADPEGAEAAPGTSVAGLGLLDLEIAFDPVKHLGTPTATAWGETVTGYEIHHGRVVRSGDPGLIGVEGSDRGNVLGTHWHGLAENDGFRRLLLTRLADEAGRTGFRVAQDTSFAAERTRQVDLLADLVEHHLDTSSLEHVIGHGAPSDLPVLTSGLAASPA
- a CDS encoding helix-turn-helix transcriptional regulator, which produces MQREQLADFLRRRRDSVRPAEVGIAAGPRRRATGLRREEVAMLAGMSVDYVVRLEQGRSSRPSTQLLAALARALCLTDDERDHLFRLAGHRPAPGEGVARLARAGLLRLLDLLPATPAMVISDLGEVLAQNAMSRVLAGEQTGFTGDDRYLAHRWFTRSDQRDGHPPQEQVRHSRQLVAELRAVAGRRAGDPVVDRLLARLAAASAEFRELWAEHEVAVRRVDRKTLRHPRVGALVMDCETLVTPDLGQQLVVLTPADDDTRERLELLRVLGVQEFPTGPAPDGRPVA
- a CDS encoding aldo/keto reductase, producing the protein MQTRTLGTTGPTVSALGLGAMSMSGSYGHADRAEAVATVHAALDAGVTLIDTGDFYGMGHNELLLAEALRGRDRDGYVLSVKFGGLGGPGLPPLTQDCRPVAVKNFLAYSLTRLGVDHVDVYRPARLDSQVPIEDTVGAISEMIDAGYVRHLGLSEVDAATVRRAHAVHPVADLQIEYSLISRAVEAEVLPTLRELGIGLTAYGVLARGLLSGHYEPGRPGDARTRSPRFSGENLTHNLGLVETLRALAAERGVTVAQLVIAWVAAQGDDVVPLVGARTRERLAEALPAADLALCPAELAAITDALPAGSARGDRYPSAFMGALGVGN
- a CDS encoding SURF1 family protein, which translates into the protein MRFLLRPGWIAFVVAVLAFAVACYTLLAPWQFDRESERSAQSRAIATADATPAVGFDTLVPPGTGIGAEDQWRRGTLTGSFDRAAETLVRLRVVDGAPAFEVLTPLRLTDGRTVVVNRGSVPAADRGAVPEYAAAPAGPVTVEGRLRLDETDPQGRPPLVENGTRQVYVSDSRSVAAATGLTPVEGVVVLEAGQPGVLDPIPIAPVGGGAPFSNFSYALQWLTFGAVALIALGLFIRLELLQRNGKRETAGSLRDQLSGRDGFGDEPAPDGRANDGADDSPRDTARDAAGSGPGAG